One Phragmites australis chromosome 23, lpPhrAust1.1, whole genome shotgun sequence DNA window includes the following coding sequences:
- the LOC133906812 gene encoding uncharacterized protein LOC133906812 — protein MREDKHRDVSKQGWERSPQEFHIHQGHNCKRLLGRNKPWEGAHSSPRPSSLPPLRSAVAAAVDAAVDSCNVIRDFVDFAFCASRLRPVPWGASADRRGHLLIEADLVAASGASSRYTVTAMVRDERDALEACGNLYGSASVPALRLMRWYAVEQSWGAARSLLPLTGQAGIRCEVALRGAARRMARANREFDQLITMVTVLLMNNANVWVLYIVQIYGIILINVL, from the coding sequence ATGAGAGAAGATAAGCACCGTGACGTCAGCAAACAGGGCTGGGAGAGAAGCCCCCAGGAGTTTCACATCCACCAAGGACACAATTGCAAGCGACTGCTGGGGAGAAACAAGCCATGGGAAGGAGCTCACTCCTCGCCGCGCCCCTCCTCCTTGCCGCCGCTGCGCTCTGCTGTTGCGGCGGCCGTCGATGCGGCCGTAGACTCATGCAACGTGATCCGCGACTTCGTGGACTTCGCTTTCTGCGCGTCGCGGCTGCGGCCCGTACCGTGGGGCGCATCCGCAGACCGGCGTGGCCACCTCCTCATCGAGGCGGACCTGGTCGCGGCGAGCGGGGCATCCTCGCGGTACACCGTGACGGCGATGGTGCGGGATGAGCGCGACGCGCTGGAGGCATGCGGGAACCTGTACGGGTCCGCATCGGTGCCGGCCCTGCGCCTCATGCGCTGGTACGCGGTGGAGCAGAGCTGGGGCGCCGCACGCTCGCTGCTGCCGCTCACGGGGCAGGCCGGGATCAGGTGCGAGGTGGCGCTCAGGGGTGCCGCGAGAAGGATGGCCAGGGCCAACCGCGAGTTCGACCAGCTCATCACCATGGTCACCGTGCTGCTCATGAACAATGCCAATGTTTGGGTGCTATATATTGTGCAAATATATGGGATCATCCTGATTAATGTGCTGTGA
- the LOC133905705 gene encoding disease resistance protein RGA2-like isoform X1: MTEMILIGSTLLQHEPKTEAMAVVLDAFASYVARLLTDMTREEVGILLGVSSEINSLSVKLGDLENILDDADRRNITDRSVQGWVRELKDAMYEAIDILDLCQLRAMERGPLAASTAGCCNPLLFCLRNPLFAHDIGSRIRALNRRLDGIKERSAQLRFLNLSSNKPRNSKVTSRRAAIRETTGEPVRSDVVVGEKIKEDTRELVEMLTEKEGSNSDIMVVAIVGVGGIGKTTLAREIFNHETIKDKFDKRIWLSINQDFDKAELLRTAITLAGGDHSGEKAMAVLMPALAAALAGKKLLLVMDDVWSHKAWEDVLETPLVNAALREGSRVMVTTRDVRVARAMKAVQPYHHVDKLGPEDAWLLLKKQVVSNEINEANIDMLKDIGMEIIAKCDGLPLAVKVMGGLLCQKERNRSDWEKVLNDSAWSVAGMPEELNYAVYLSYEDLSPCLKQCFLHYSLLPKNIVFGYDIIVGMWISEGFVHGSSLDELEESGRQYYKELIVRNLIEPDKEYIDQYHCTMHDVVRSFGQCVSGDEALVAHNGEIGIISKLNSEKFLRLCIETRGSESGELQWSMLQGQRSLRTLISIGQFNIMPGDSLIAFSSLRTLHIQSANVAPLLDTLYQLKHLRYLSIRYCDISRLPENIGKMKFLQLISLRGCERLTKLPNSIVKLGQLRYLSLTGTSINVGIPRGFGGLTNLRKLYGFPALMCGDWCSLEELGPLFQLRDLAIKGLENVSAASLATKAKLGAKEHLTYLTLGCSSRLGDDGLATKEGNASEEEQGRIVEVFDELCPPPCLESLDIGGYFGQRLPRWMMSSTAMVALKFLRFLTMDDLAFCTKLPDGLCQLPCLQLLQVDHAPAIRRVGPDFQRPYHGHPPQAEAAFPRLHRLEFIGMVEWEEWEWEERTDVQALPVLEVLLLKRCKLRRVPPGLASHARALKKVYIYEVQHLSSLESLASIIELDVFNNPNLEKITNLPKLRSLTIVKCPKMKVLHGVPTIQRLGLEDYCMETLPTYLQNVNPRHLLLDCSLPLLTSIATGKWDKLCHIQRVNAYARDGRNPRKWYVMYTGEPKNIETNIVDRSSKLGGDEEEQQVGTRTPSQAKKKVCRRRGDGLNNTH, translated from the exons ATGACGGAAATGATTTTAATTGGTTCAACTTTGTTACAGCACGAACCAAAGACTGAAGCAATGGCGGTGGTCCTGGATGCTTTTGCATCCTACGTCGCTCGCCTGCTGACGGATATGACGAGAGAAGAGGTGGGAATTCTGTTGGGTGTCTCCAGCGAAATCAACAGCCTGAGTGTCAAGCTCGGGGACCTCGAGAACATACTAGACGACGCCGACAGGAGGAACATCACCGACCGGAGCGTGCAGGGGTGGGTGAGGGAGCTCAAGGATGCCATGTACGAAGCCATCGACATCCTCGACCTGTGCCAGCTCAGGGCCATGGAGCGCGGCCCACTCGCCGCGAGCACGGCTGGATGCTGCAACCCGTTGCTGTTCTGCCTGCGGAATCCCCTCTTCGCACACGACATCGGCAGCCGCATCAGGGCGCTCAACCGGAGGCTGGACGGCATCAAGGAGAGGAGTGCTCAGTTGAGGTTCCTCAACCTCAGCTCCAACAAGCCCCGTAACAGCAAGGTGACCTCTCGCCGAGCTGCCATCCGCGAGACGACGGGGGAGCCTGTCCGGTCGGATGTGGTGGTCGGGGAGAAGATCAAAGAGGACACGAGAGAACTGGTGGAGATGCTAACAGAAAAAGAGGGCAGCAACAGCGACATCATGGTAGTCGCCATCGTGGGTGTCGGCGGCATCGGCAAGACCACCCTCGCCCGGGAGATCTTCAATCACGAGACCATCAAGGACAAGTTCGACAAGAGGATATGGCTGAGCATCAACCAGGACTTCGACAAGGCCGAGCTGCTCCGGACCGCCATCACCCTTGCCGGGGGAGACCATAGCGGAGAGAAAGCAATGGCCGTGCTCATGCCAGCCCTTGCGGCTGCCTTGGCAGGGAAGAAGCTCTTGCTGGTCATGGATGATGTGTGGAGCCACAAGGCATGGGAGGATGTGCTCGAAACACCCTTGGTCAATGCTGCGCTTCGAGAAGGTAGCCGAGTCATGGTCACCACAAGAGATGTGAGAGTCGCTCGAGCAATGAAAGCAGTGCAGCCCTACCACCATGTCGACAAACTCGGGCCCGAAGATGCCTGGTTATTGCTCAAGAAGCAG GTAGTCTCAAATGAGATAAATGAAGCTAATATTGATATGCTAAAGGATATCGGAATGGAAATTATAGCAAAATGTGATGGCTTGCCACTTGCAGTCAAAGTGATGGGAGGACTCTTGTGCCAGAAAGAGAGAAATAGAAGTGATTGGGAGAAAGTTCTGAATGATTCTGCATGGTCAGTTGCTGGAATGCCGGAAGAGCTAAACTACGCTGTATACCTAAGCTACGAAGATCTGTCTCCTTGTTTGAAGCAATGCTTTCTGCACTACTCCCTTCTCCCCAAAAATATAGTGTTTGGTTATGATATAATTGTTGGAATGTGGATCAGCGAGGGATTTGTTCATGGAAGCTCATTAGATGAACTTGAAGAATCAGGAAGACAGTACTACAAGGAGTTAATCGTGCGGAACCTCATAGAGCCAGACAAAGAGTATATTGATCAATATCATTGCACCATGCACGATGTTGTTCGCTCATTTGGTCAATGCGTGTCAGGAGATGAAGCACTAGTAGCCCACAACGGAGAAATTGGTATTATTAGTAAACTCAATTCAGAAAAATTTCTCCGGCTGTGTATAGAAACCAGAGGATCCGAATCAGGTGAATTACAGTGGAGCATGTTACAAGGACAGAGATCTTTGAGAACACTAATATCAATTGGACAATTCAATATTATGCCTGGTGATTCGTTGATTGCTTTTTCAAGCCTGCGAACCTTGCATATACAATCTGCAAATGTTGCTCCACTGCTTGACACACTGTATCAACTGAAGCACTTGAGGTATCTGTCCATACGGTACTGTGATATATCTAGACTGCCAGAAAACATTGGCAAGATGAAGTTCTTGCAGCTCATTAGCCTTAGAGGATGTGAACGTCTGACGAAACTTCCTAATAGTATTGTAAAGCTAGGGCAGCTGAGGTATCTGAGCCTTACTGGCACAAGTATAAATGTTGGCATACCTAGGGGGTTCGGTGGCCTAACAAATTTGAGGAAACTATATGGGTTTCCAGCCCTCATGTGTGGTGATTGGTGTAGTTTGGAAGAGTTGGGGCCTCTTTTCCAGCTCAGGGATCTTGCAATAAAGGGTCTCGAGAATGTATCTGCTGCCTCGCTTGCCACAAAGGCGAAGCTTGGTGCCAAGGAGCATCTTACCTATTTGACGTTAGGGTGCAGCAGCAGACTGGGAGACGATGGTTTGGCCACCAAAGAAGGAAACGCCTCTGAGGAGGAGCAAGGACGTATTGTGGAGGTGTTTGATGAGCTCTGCCCTCCGCCATGCTTAGAGAGTCTCGATATCGGAGGATATTTTGGTCAGCGGCTCCCAAGGTGGATGATGTCGTCGACAGCAATGGTGGCCCTTAAGTTCCTGAGGTTTCTAACGATGGATGACCTGGCCTTCTGTACCAAGCTCCCTGATGGTTTGTGTCAGCTCCCCTGTTTGCAGCTCCTACAGGTTGACCATGCTCCAGCCATCAGGCGTGTGGGGCCTGATTTCCAGCGGCCCTACCATGGTCACCCACCTCAGGCAGAGGCGGCGTTTCCTAGATTGCATAGGCTGGAGTTCATTGGAATGGTGGAATGGGAGGAGTGGGAGTGGGAGGAGCGAACTGATGTGCAAGCCTTGCCTGTTTTGGAGGTGCTCCTACTCAAGAGGTGCAAGTTGAGGCGCGTTCCTCCTGGCCTTGCCTCCCATGCGAGGGCCCTGAAAAAGGTATACATATATGAGGTCCAGCACCTCAGCTCTCTGGAGAGCTTGGCTTCCATTATTGAGCTTGATGTGTTTAACAACCCCAACCTGGAGAAGATCACTAACCTCCCCAAATTGCGAAGTCTTACTATTGTTAAGTGCCCAAAGATGAAAGTACTGCACGGTGTTCCTACAATCCAGAGGCTCGGGCTGGAGGATTACTGCATGGAGACGCTCCCAACGTACTTGCAAAATGTGAACCCTAGGCATCTCCTTCTGGACTGCAGCCTACCGCTGCTCACTTCCATAGCCACAGGAAAATGGGACAAGTTGTGCCATATCCAGCGCGTCAATGCCTATGCGCGCGATGGACGCAATCCAAGGAAATGGTACGTGATGTACACAGGAGAACCCAAAAACATTGAGACCAATATCGTCGACAGATCTTCCAAACTCGGAG GGGATGAAGAGGAACAACAGGTTGGTACAAGaacaccatctcaagcaaaaaaGAAAGTATGCAGAAGAAGAGGAGATGGATTGAACAATACACATTGA
- the LOC133905705 gene encoding disease resistance protein RGA2-like isoform X2 has product MAVVLDAFASYVARLLTDMTREEVGILLGVSSEINSLSVKLGDLENILDDADRRNITDRSVQGWVRELKDAMYEAIDILDLCQLRAMERGPLAASTAGCCNPLLFCLRNPLFAHDIGSRIRALNRRLDGIKERSAQLRFLNLSSNKPRNSKVTSRRAAIRETTGEPVRSDVVVGEKIKEDTRELVEMLTEKEGSNSDIMVVAIVGVGGIGKTTLAREIFNHETIKDKFDKRIWLSINQDFDKAELLRTAITLAGGDHSGEKAMAVLMPALAAALAGKKLLLVMDDVWSHKAWEDVLETPLVNAALREGSRVMVTTRDVRVARAMKAVQPYHHVDKLGPEDAWLLLKKQVVSNEINEANIDMLKDIGMEIIAKCDGLPLAVKVMGGLLCQKERNRSDWEKVLNDSAWSVAGMPEELNYAVYLSYEDLSPCLKQCFLHYSLLPKNIVFGYDIIVGMWISEGFVHGSSLDELEESGRQYYKELIVRNLIEPDKEYIDQYHCTMHDVVRSFGQCVSGDEALVAHNGEIGIISKLNSEKFLRLCIETRGSESGELQWSMLQGQRSLRTLISIGQFNIMPGDSLIAFSSLRTLHIQSANVAPLLDTLYQLKHLRYLSIRYCDISRLPENIGKMKFLQLISLRGCERLTKLPNSIVKLGQLRYLSLTGTSINVGIPRGFGGLTNLRKLYGFPALMCGDWCSLEELGPLFQLRDLAIKGLENVSAASLATKAKLGAKEHLTYLTLGCSSRLGDDGLATKEGNASEEEQGRIVEVFDELCPPPCLESLDIGGYFGQRLPRWMMSSTAMVALKFLRFLTMDDLAFCTKLPDGLCQLPCLQLLQVDHAPAIRRVGPDFQRPYHGHPPQAEAAFPRLHRLEFIGMVEWEEWEWEERTDVQALPVLEVLLLKRCKLRRVPPGLASHARALKKVYIYEVQHLSSLESLASIIELDVFNNPNLEKITNLPKLRSLTIVKCPKMKVLHGVPTIQRLGLEDYCMETLPTYLQNVNPRHLLLDCSLPLLTSIATGKWDKLCHIQRVNAYARDGRNPRKWYVMYTGEPKNIETNIVDRSSKLGGDEEEQQVGTRTPSQAKKKVCRRRGDGLNNTH; this is encoded by the exons ATGGCGGTGGTCCTGGATGCTTTTGCATCCTACGTCGCTCGCCTGCTGACGGATATGACGAGAGAAGAGGTGGGAATTCTGTTGGGTGTCTCCAGCGAAATCAACAGCCTGAGTGTCAAGCTCGGGGACCTCGAGAACATACTAGACGACGCCGACAGGAGGAACATCACCGACCGGAGCGTGCAGGGGTGGGTGAGGGAGCTCAAGGATGCCATGTACGAAGCCATCGACATCCTCGACCTGTGCCAGCTCAGGGCCATGGAGCGCGGCCCACTCGCCGCGAGCACGGCTGGATGCTGCAACCCGTTGCTGTTCTGCCTGCGGAATCCCCTCTTCGCACACGACATCGGCAGCCGCATCAGGGCGCTCAACCGGAGGCTGGACGGCATCAAGGAGAGGAGTGCTCAGTTGAGGTTCCTCAACCTCAGCTCCAACAAGCCCCGTAACAGCAAGGTGACCTCTCGCCGAGCTGCCATCCGCGAGACGACGGGGGAGCCTGTCCGGTCGGATGTGGTGGTCGGGGAGAAGATCAAAGAGGACACGAGAGAACTGGTGGAGATGCTAACAGAAAAAGAGGGCAGCAACAGCGACATCATGGTAGTCGCCATCGTGGGTGTCGGCGGCATCGGCAAGACCACCCTCGCCCGGGAGATCTTCAATCACGAGACCATCAAGGACAAGTTCGACAAGAGGATATGGCTGAGCATCAACCAGGACTTCGACAAGGCCGAGCTGCTCCGGACCGCCATCACCCTTGCCGGGGGAGACCATAGCGGAGAGAAAGCAATGGCCGTGCTCATGCCAGCCCTTGCGGCTGCCTTGGCAGGGAAGAAGCTCTTGCTGGTCATGGATGATGTGTGGAGCCACAAGGCATGGGAGGATGTGCTCGAAACACCCTTGGTCAATGCTGCGCTTCGAGAAGGTAGCCGAGTCATGGTCACCACAAGAGATGTGAGAGTCGCTCGAGCAATGAAAGCAGTGCAGCCCTACCACCATGTCGACAAACTCGGGCCCGAAGATGCCTGGTTATTGCTCAAGAAGCAG GTAGTCTCAAATGAGATAAATGAAGCTAATATTGATATGCTAAAGGATATCGGAATGGAAATTATAGCAAAATGTGATGGCTTGCCACTTGCAGTCAAAGTGATGGGAGGACTCTTGTGCCAGAAAGAGAGAAATAGAAGTGATTGGGAGAAAGTTCTGAATGATTCTGCATGGTCAGTTGCTGGAATGCCGGAAGAGCTAAACTACGCTGTATACCTAAGCTACGAAGATCTGTCTCCTTGTTTGAAGCAATGCTTTCTGCACTACTCCCTTCTCCCCAAAAATATAGTGTTTGGTTATGATATAATTGTTGGAATGTGGATCAGCGAGGGATTTGTTCATGGAAGCTCATTAGATGAACTTGAAGAATCAGGAAGACAGTACTACAAGGAGTTAATCGTGCGGAACCTCATAGAGCCAGACAAAGAGTATATTGATCAATATCATTGCACCATGCACGATGTTGTTCGCTCATTTGGTCAATGCGTGTCAGGAGATGAAGCACTAGTAGCCCACAACGGAGAAATTGGTATTATTAGTAAACTCAATTCAGAAAAATTTCTCCGGCTGTGTATAGAAACCAGAGGATCCGAATCAGGTGAATTACAGTGGAGCATGTTACAAGGACAGAGATCTTTGAGAACACTAATATCAATTGGACAATTCAATATTATGCCTGGTGATTCGTTGATTGCTTTTTCAAGCCTGCGAACCTTGCATATACAATCTGCAAATGTTGCTCCACTGCTTGACACACTGTATCAACTGAAGCACTTGAGGTATCTGTCCATACGGTACTGTGATATATCTAGACTGCCAGAAAACATTGGCAAGATGAAGTTCTTGCAGCTCATTAGCCTTAGAGGATGTGAACGTCTGACGAAACTTCCTAATAGTATTGTAAAGCTAGGGCAGCTGAGGTATCTGAGCCTTACTGGCACAAGTATAAATGTTGGCATACCTAGGGGGTTCGGTGGCCTAACAAATTTGAGGAAACTATATGGGTTTCCAGCCCTCATGTGTGGTGATTGGTGTAGTTTGGAAGAGTTGGGGCCTCTTTTCCAGCTCAGGGATCTTGCAATAAAGGGTCTCGAGAATGTATCTGCTGCCTCGCTTGCCACAAAGGCGAAGCTTGGTGCCAAGGAGCATCTTACCTATTTGACGTTAGGGTGCAGCAGCAGACTGGGAGACGATGGTTTGGCCACCAAAGAAGGAAACGCCTCTGAGGAGGAGCAAGGACGTATTGTGGAGGTGTTTGATGAGCTCTGCCCTCCGCCATGCTTAGAGAGTCTCGATATCGGAGGATATTTTGGTCAGCGGCTCCCAAGGTGGATGATGTCGTCGACAGCAATGGTGGCCCTTAAGTTCCTGAGGTTTCTAACGATGGATGACCTGGCCTTCTGTACCAAGCTCCCTGATGGTTTGTGTCAGCTCCCCTGTTTGCAGCTCCTACAGGTTGACCATGCTCCAGCCATCAGGCGTGTGGGGCCTGATTTCCAGCGGCCCTACCATGGTCACCCACCTCAGGCAGAGGCGGCGTTTCCTAGATTGCATAGGCTGGAGTTCATTGGAATGGTGGAATGGGAGGAGTGGGAGTGGGAGGAGCGAACTGATGTGCAAGCCTTGCCTGTTTTGGAGGTGCTCCTACTCAAGAGGTGCAAGTTGAGGCGCGTTCCTCCTGGCCTTGCCTCCCATGCGAGGGCCCTGAAAAAGGTATACATATATGAGGTCCAGCACCTCAGCTCTCTGGAGAGCTTGGCTTCCATTATTGAGCTTGATGTGTTTAACAACCCCAACCTGGAGAAGATCACTAACCTCCCCAAATTGCGAAGTCTTACTATTGTTAAGTGCCCAAAGATGAAAGTACTGCACGGTGTTCCTACAATCCAGAGGCTCGGGCTGGAGGATTACTGCATGGAGACGCTCCCAACGTACTTGCAAAATGTGAACCCTAGGCATCTCCTTCTGGACTGCAGCCTACCGCTGCTCACTTCCATAGCCACAGGAAAATGGGACAAGTTGTGCCATATCCAGCGCGTCAATGCCTATGCGCGCGATGGACGCAATCCAAGGAAATGGTACGTGATGTACACAGGAGAACCCAAAAACATTGAGACCAATATCGTCGACAGATCTTCCAAACTCGGAG GGGATGAAGAGGAACAACAGGTTGGTACAAGaacaccatctcaagcaaaaaaGAAAGTATGCAGAAGAAGAGGAGATGGATTGAACAATACACATTGA